In Xyrauchen texanus isolate HMW12.3.18 chromosome 45, RBS_HiC_50CHRs, whole genome shotgun sequence, a single window of DNA contains:
- the LOC127637685 gene encoding myogenic factor 5-like, translating into MDVFSTSQVFYDSTCASSPETLEFGTGGELAGSEDDEHIRVPGAPHQPGHCLQWACKACKRKSSTVDRRRAATMRERRRLKKVNHAFEALRRCTSANPSQRLPKVEILRNAIQYIESLQELLREQVENYYNLPTESSSEPASPSSSCCESMVDCNSPVWPQINPNFGNNYNFDAQNASVVDRTPGTSSLQCLSSIVDRLSSVDTGVAVGLRNMIALSPTGSDSQSTSPDSPSNRPVYHVL; encoded by the exons ATGGATGTATTCTCCACATCCCAGGTCTTCTACGACAGCACTTGCGCCTCATCCCCTGAAACTTTGGAGTTTGGAACCGGAGGGGAACTTGCTGGATCTGAGGATGACGAGCACATTCGGGTCCCTGGGGCCCCGCACCAGCCGGGTCACTGCCTGCAATGGGCCTGCAAAGCTTGCAAGCGAAAATCCAGCACGGTGGACCGCCGAAGAGCCGCCACCATGAGGGAACGGCGCAGGCTGAAGAAGGTGAACCATGCTTTTGAGGCTCTACGTCGCTGCACGTCCGCCAATCCCAGCCAGCGTCTTCCCAAGGTGGAGATCCTGAGGAACGCCATCCAGTATATCGAGAGCCTTCAAGAGCTTCTCCGCGAACAGGTGGAAAACTACTACAACCTGCCTACAGAGAGTAGCTCAGAGCCCGCCAGTCCATCTTCTAGCTGTTGTGAAAGCATG GTTGACTGCAACAGTCCTGTTTGGCCTCAGATTAATCCAAACTTTGGGAATAACTACAACTTTGATGCACAAAATG CTAGTGTAGTGGACAGAACTCCCGGAACATCTAGTTTGCAGTGTTTGTCCAGTATTGTGGACAGGCTGTCATCAGTAGACACAGGAGTTGCTGTGGGATTGAGGAACATGATTGCTCTTTCACCAACTGGAAGTGACTCCCAGTCCACTTCTCCAGACAGTCCCAGCAACAGACCAGTCTACCACGTCCTGTGA
- the LOC127637687 gene encoding myogenic factor 6-like: MMDLFETNTYFFNDLRYLEGDHGTLDMPGVSPLYEGTESPLSPGQDAVPSETGCESSGEEHVFAPPGLQPHCEGQCLIWACKICKRKSAPTDRRKAATLRERRRLKKINEAFDALKKKTVPNPNQRLPKVEILRSAINYIEKLQDLLHTLDEQDQSSDSDPYTYNTKDNHVATSENHWKKTCQSWQGNLDHSSPQMASNREGVAVETSASCSLRRLSSIVDSISSEETKARCPDHILEK, encoded by the exons ATGATGGACCTCTTTGAGACCAACACTTATTTTTTCAACGATTTGCGTTATCTTGAAGGGGACCATGGGACCTTGGATATGCCAGGAGTGTCCCCGCTCTATGAGGGGACTGAAAGCCCTCTTTCCCCGGGACAGGATGCAGTCCCGTCCGAAACAGGGTGCGAGAGCAGCGGGGAGGAACATGTCTTTGCGCCGCCGGGGCTTCAGCCTCACTGCGAGGGCCAGTGTCTCATCTGGGCTTGCAAAATCTGCAAAAGAAAGTCGGCACCGACTGACAGGCGAAAAGCTGCCACTCTGAGAGAGAGAAGGCGGCTCAAAAAGATCAACGAGGCGTTTGACGCGTTAAAGAAGAAGACCGTGCCCAATCCAAACCAAAGGCTACCCAAAGTGGAGATTTTACGCAGCGCGATCAACTACATAGAGAAACTACAGGACTTGTTGCATACGCTGGATGAGCAAGATCAGAGCTCTGACAGTGACCCTTACACTTATAACACCAAAGACAACCAT GTGGCTACGAGTGAGAATCACTGGAAAAAGACCTGCCAAAGCTGGCAAGGGAATCTAGATCATTCCAGCCCCCAGATGGCTAGTAACAGAGAAG GAGTCGCAGTAGAGACTTCGGCGTCCTGCAGCCTTCGTCGCCTCTCCTCGATTGTTGACAGTATTTCCAGTGAAGAGACGAAAGCACGCTGTCCCGACCACATCTTAGAAAAGTGA